From Acidobacteriota bacterium, a single genomic window includes:
- a CDS encoding PH domain-containing protein: MFCIKCGKENSDDAVFCQKCGTKFETDEETRVAAKAGGDAVRIEIEESDIFSISPTQKFVKIGYVLAAIGALLLVAFLSIFLPAIPWWVLVPLGLAIFLIPAFYHFRNKMIRYTLTDSKIEIDEGFIFQNSRSVPLRSIQDVSVSSTISQRMLGFGNLVIDNASEDGGKIILKNIDTPKKYADILLREMRLLDK, from the coding sequence ATGTTTTGCATCAAATGCGGCAAGGAAAACTCGGACGACGCGGTCTTTTGTCAGAAATGCGGAACGAAGTTCGAGACGGACGAGGAAACGCGAGTCGCGGCAAAGGCGGGCGGTGACGCCGTTCGGATCGAGATCGAGGAGTCGGATATCTTCTCGATCAGTCCGACGCAGAAGTTCGTCAAGATCGGTTACGTGCTGGCGGCGATCGGCGCCCTGCTTTTGGTCGCATTTCTGAGCATTTTTCTGCCTGCCATTCCGTGGTGGGTCCTGGTGCCGCTCGGACTTGCGATCTTTCTCATCCCGGCGTTCTATCATTTCCGAAACAAGATGATCCGCTATACGTTGACGGATTCGAAGATCGAGATCGACGAAGGCTTCATCTTCCAAAATTCGAGAAGCGTCCCGCTTCGCTCGATTCAGGACGTTTCAGTGTCTTCAACCATCTCGCAAAGGATGTTGGGATTCGGGAACCTCGTGATCGACAATGCAAGTGAGGATGGCGGGAAGATCATCCTGAAGAACATCGATACTCCGAAGAAATATGCGGATATTCTGCTCCGCGAGATGCGTCTGCTAGACAAGTAA
- a CDS encoding lytic transglycosylase domain-containing protein: protein MKNPLPFLLAISLLSISTFAQTRSRVFDNFDVSGGITIVSPTAAQTPAVKSKTKSLVKKTSKATMSVQDGLGSTIVPNSVKLVMGNAAGMNGFTTGNAQYDSYIVESSRRHNIDPLLIYSQMHQESSFKLRATSYKGASGLMQLMPATARRFGVTDIYDPKQNIDAGVRYMRWLLNTFGGDVVLALAGYNAGEGAVWKYGNQVPPYRETQEYVRRITARYNSISNPSYIRSSVKKVSSQQAVKLEKKENKPLTVYEPDALAIRLPDGRMRLVNQ, encoded by the coding sequence ATGAAGAATCCCCTGCCATTCCTGCTTGCGATTTCACTTCTCTCAATTTCCACCTTTGCGCAAACGCGCTCAAGAGTTTTCGATAATTTCGATGTTTCGGGCGGAATCACGATCGTCTCGCCGACGGCGGCCCAAACACCGGCGGTCAAGTCCAAAACCAAAAGCCTTGTAAAGAAGACCTCCAAGGCGACGATGAGCGTTCAGGACGGACTCGGATCGACAATCGTTCCAAACAGCGTGAAACTCGTGATGGGAAACGCCGCGGGAATGAACGGCTTTACGACCGGAAATGCGCAGTACGATTCGTACATCGTTGAATCGTCACGCCGCCACAATATCGACCCGCTCCTTATCTATTCGCAGATGCATCAGGAATCGTCGTTCAAACTCCGCGCCACGTCGTACAAAGGCGCGAGCGGTCTGATGCAGTTGATGCCCGCGACCGCGCGGCGCTTCGGGGTCACGGACATATACGATCCGAAACAGAACATCGATGCCGGCGTCCGATATATGCGCTGGCTTCTGAATACTTTCGGCGGCGATGTTGTTTTGGCGCTCGCGGGCTACAACGCCGGCGAGGGGGCCGTTTGGAAATATGGCAATCAAGTGCCGCCGTACCGCGAGACCCAAGAGTATGTTCGCCGGATCACCGCGCGTTACAATTCGATCTCGAATCCGAGCTATATTCGTTCATCCGTCAAGAAGGTCTCAAGCCAGCAGGCGGTCAAGCTTGAAAAGAAGGAAAACAAACCGCTCACGGTGTATGAGCCCGACGCGCTCGCGATCCGGCTCCCGGACGGCCGTATGAGATTGGTGAATCAATAG
- the rfbB gene encoding dTDP-glucose 4,6-dehydratase, producing the protein MSTIFVTGGAGFIGSAFIHLVLRENPEVRVVNFDALTYAGNLENLKDVDSSRHNFVKGNICDKDAVLGALPDGVDAIFNFAAESHVDRSISSAGEFVMTNVFGTQVLLDCARARNVRRFVQVSTDEVMGSLPENDSAFFVEESPLEPNSPYAASKAAAEHFVRAARETFGLDTVITRCGNNYGPRQFPEKLIPLMISNALRDEPLPVYGDGRNVRDWIYVDDHARAIWLAYTNGHSGAHYNIGARNERRNIEVVTAILDTLGKPHSLIKYVTDRLGHDRRYAIEASRAETELGWNPQMTWEEGLRTTVDWYLANEDWVNNIRNGAYREYYRKMYGHLV; encoded by the coding sequence ATGTCCACAATCTTCGTTACCGGCGGCGCCGGATTTATCGGTTCCGCCTTCATACATCTCGTCCTTCGGGAGAATCCGGAAGTCAGGGTGGTCAACTTCGACGCGTTGACCTACGCCGGCAACCTCGAGAATCTCAAGGACGTCGACAGCTCGCGCCACAACTTCGTCAAAGGAAACATCTGCGACAAGGATGCCGTGCTCGGCGCGTTGCCGGACGGCGTGGACGCGATCTTCAATTTCGCGGCGGAGTCTCACGTCGACCGCTCGATCAGTTCCGCGGGCGAGTTCGTAATGACGAACGTCTTCGGCACGCAGGTCTTGCTCGATTGCGCCCGGGCGCGCAACGTTCGTCGGTTCGTTCAGGTTTCGACCGACGAGGTTATGGGCAGCCTCCCCGAAAACGACAGCGCGTTTTTCGTCGAGGAATCGCCGCTAGAGCCTAATTCGCCGTACGCCGCGTCAAAGGCGGCCGCGGAACATTTCGTTCGTGCGGCGCGCGAGACTTTCGGACTTGACACAGTCATCACGCGTTGCGGAAACAATTACGGCCCGCGTCAGTTTCCCGAGAAGCTCATTCCGCTGATGATCTCCAACGCGCTGCGCGACGAACCGCTCCCGGTTTACGGCGATGGCCGCAACGTTCGTGACTGGATCTATGTCGACGACCACGCGCGAGCGATCTGGCTGGCTTACACAAACGGACATTCGGGCGCGCACTACAATATCGGAGCCCGAAATGAACGCCGCAACATCGAGGTCGTGACGGCGATTCTCGACACCCTCGGAAAGCCGCATTCACTGATCAAATACGTCACCGATCGCCTCGGTCACGATCGCCGTTACGCGATCGAGGCGTCGCGCGCCGAAACCGAACTCGGCTGGAACCCGCAAATGACCTGGGAGGAAGGTCTGAGAACGACCGTCGACTGGTACCTCGCAAACGAAGATTGGGTCAATAACATTCGCAACGGCGCTTATCGCGAATACTACCGCAAGATGTACGGACACCTCGTTTAG
- a CDS encoding magnesium transporter encodes MGRPIFDAGGERIATVRDVIVRYGEEDYPPVIGLVARYRRRLFFMPRANISTMGEHGAKMNSGMLDLRPFTRRTGEVLLNKDVLDNQLIDVDGKRVVRVNDVQIIQVGQAWRVSGADVSLQGFLRRLMPKGFYGSSKVVEVIDWADVGYLATDSASATVKLKSSKDKLSRLHPVEIAQLAEALSPVHRTEIVESLDDEIAADILEEMSTENQARILEEMEKERAADILEEMSPDDAVDVLGEMNDEKAQELFDLMEGEEKADVAELMSFAHDTAGGLMTTEFVAFPKNLTVAQAIARLREMAETPNMIYYLYVVEEENSWKLCGLITLRGLILADPTLPLSDVMRDQFQFAHPNDDAEEVAQTIAEYNLLALPVIDDEGDIAGIVTVDDAMEILLPKNLERRLPRVFG; translated from the coding sequence TTGGGTCGACCAATTTTCGACGCCGGAGGCGAGCGCATCGCGACCGTTCGTGATGTGATCGTGCGATACGGCGAGGAAGATTATCCGCCGGTCATCGGATTGGTCGCGCGCTATCGCCGCCGGCTCTTTTTTATGCCGCGCGCCAATATCTCGACGATGGGTGAGCACGGCGCCAAGATGAACTCCGGAATGCTTGATCTGCGCCCGTTCACGCGCCGCACCGGCGAGGTTTTGCTCAACAAGGACGTCCTCGACAACCAATTGATCGACGTTGACGGCAAACGCGTCGTCCGCGTCAACGACGTCCAGATAATTCAGGTTGGGCAAGCGTGGCGCGTCAGCGGTGCCGACGTCTCGCTCCAGGGATTTCTGCGCCGTTTGATGCCGAAAGGATTCTACGGCAGTTCGAAAGTCGTCGAGGTCATCGATTGGGCCGACGTCGGATACCTCGCGACCGATTCAGCCTCCGCAACCGTCAAACTGAAGTCGTCGAAGGACAAGCTTTCGAGGCTTCATCCGGTCGAGATCGCGCAGCTCGCCGAGGCGCTCTCGCCGGTCCACCGCACCGAGATCGTCGAATCGCTCGATGATGAGATCGCGGCCGATATCCTCGAAGAGATGTCGACCGAAAATCAGGCGCGAATCCTCGAAGAGATGGAAAAGGAACGCGCCGCCGACATTCTCGAAGAAATGTCGCCCGACGACGCGGTCGACGTGCTCGGCGAGATGAACGACGAGAAAGCGCAGGAACTCTTCGATCTTATGGAAGGCGAGGAAAAGGCCGATGTCGCCGAACTGATGTCGTTCGCGCACGACACGGCCGGCGGGCTGATGACGACCGAGTTCGTCGCGTTCCCCAAAAATCTCACGGTTGCACAGGCGATCGCGCGTTTGCGCGAGATGGCTGAAACGCCGAATATGATCTATTACCTCTATGTCGTCGAGGAAGAGAACTCTTGGAAATTATGCGGCCTGATCACGCTCCGCGGTCTTATCCTAGCCGACCCGACTTTGCCTCTGTCGGACGTGATGCGCGACCAGTTTCAGTTCGCGCATCCCAACGATGATGCCGAAGAAGTAGCGCAAACCATCGCGGAATACAATCTTCTCGCTCTGCCCGTGATCGATGACGAAGGCGACATCGCCGGAATCGTCACCGTCGACGACGCGATGGAAATCCTGTTGCCCAAGAACCTGGAACGAAGACTGCCGAGAGTGTTTGGGTAA